CTCTACAATTTGAATTGACATTTGGACCTCATGTGAAACACATTACCTAGAAAATTCAGAGCCTGTTGGTACCTAAGGCATCATATCCTTGAAAGACTGAGGAGCAACAACTGCTGCTTAACTGAATCTATAACAAGAATGTCTCCTCCTTTGCAATTgcaaggtggtacacacctgtaatccaaggtACTTGGAATGTTGagactggaggattgcaagtttaatgCCGGTTTTGAataacttagcaagggcctaagcaacttattgagactgtCTCGAATTAAAATtgtaaagtgctggggatgtgactcactggttaatCACTGCTGGGTTCACTCCCTgaccaaacagaacaaaacaaacaaacaaacaaaaaatgacttGAACCCAATTCACTGAAATGCCTTAACATTGTTAGGAAAttctaaaaattgtattttcGCATCTTTTGAATTAGGACATGTTAAATTCTTCttattttagagaattttttcaCAGATCTTTAAAAGGCTACTGGAAactctttttaaagatatatttttatatatgcatttttatggTGTACCTTACAGTAACTGAGCACATTTATATAAGTTGTAGTAATCAGAACATAGTAATAAGTGTTTTCATCTCTTCAACTGttacttttttaatgtattgggaatttcattttgaaacacattttaacctgtagttatcctactgtgcaaaagagGTCCCTAAAGTGATTCCTCCACTCTGCTCCTGGTGCCCCTTACTGCATTCTTTCCATCTGTCTTCTCCCTGCTCTTCCCATTCTCTGCTGACCACCATTCCATTCTGTTGTACTAGTTTTACTTACTGTTTTCTGCGAATGAATGGGAATATGGGGTGCTTGTCCTTCAGTATTAGGcatatttcacttcacataaagAAGGTCATTGGGCACTTTTTGCTATGGTAAGGTAAACACACAGAAAATTTATCACTttgattctttctcctttttattccaacagctttgttttatttgttgcttttagacatacatgacactagggtgtattttgacatattttacatacatggagtgcaactCATTACAATTTTggtcccattcttctggttgaatATTTTGATGCTTCTAAGAGTGCAGGTCACAGGCAGTAAGCACATTTATATTATTGTGAAAACATTCACCATCCATCccctgtattttttcttctccccaaacTATCACTGTGTCTATCCAATAAGAACTTCTCACTGACCACTTCCTCAGCTCATGCTGTCATATTTTCTCTCCGTATGGGTTTCTACTCTCATTTCCACCTTATACATTAGAATCTTAGAACATTGGATAATTTCTGACAGGTCACTTGTaataatgtcttcaaaattcaTGAATTACTCCTtcaggcatttattttttttgttccaggctgaataatattccatggtatgccCAGGCAATGTTTTGCTTATACATTCTTATGCCTTTAGACTTTGAGATGTTTCCAACATGAGCTCTCATTAATAATGCTACTTTGAGAACTGGTGTACATATGGTAACTTGAGtccttaaatttcatttctttttaacagaTCATTAAAAGGACAATTGATGGATCAGGTGATAATTTGTGacaataaatattgacatatttaGTTGGGGAAAAATACAGTTCATTGACGCCATCATTAAAAATTGCTGTACACTCTCTGCATATTTACAATGGCTAACCCAGGCCATGAAGGTGAAACACACCTCATAGGAACTGCTTGCTGACATCAAGCAGATAGGTTGGGCCCTTGTGTTATATCAGAAAGGTAAAGGATTGacatttttataaactatttgTTATTCACATGCCTTGAAATAACAGATTTAATGAAACATGGATATCTCCATATTCATTTATTCCAGACAGAATATATTCTATGCCATGATTCACAGTTTAGAAGCCAGTGTATTGGCACATCGAGAACTTGTCTATCATCAGTAGTTAAGTATGTGCTATTCTCACCCAATAATATTTCAAGAACCTAAAAATGCGTTTTTCAGTACAGATCAGCAGCAAAGGACTGGTTGTGGCATAGCCATTGGACACCATCATATGGATATAAAAACAAACAGGATCATCTTTCCACATAGTTCTTGAGGAGGAGAAGATTGTGTCCAACCAGTACATGAGCACAAAGAAGCTTGTGAGCAGCAAGATGGTTGTGGTGGCTCTCTGTACAGGGCATGCTCTTGAAGAATGTctggtgctgtgaaggtgctggAATTGCCTCTTATGCCTGCACAAGAGAGCCACCATGTATGCACTTGAGAGGGCCATGAGTCCTATAAGAAAGATATCCTGGAATGCACTcaatgcataaaataaatgccTGAGGAAGTAACTCATTTGTACAATTTTGCAGAATTCATTAATAGATACAATGCCATCAGAGGTTACATTGGAGATGGCAGCAGCAGAGAATGAGTAGAGAGTACTCAAGGACATGTAGAAGACCCACAAGAAAACAAGGGAGCACAGGATCTGATGTGGAGATTTATGATTAAACTTTGCCAAGCAGGATGTTCTGGGGCTGAGGGTGGTGGCCTGAAGGACACTCAGCAGGCAAGTGGCACAAATGGAGAAGCCCCTCAAAAACCTGTGCAAGTAGATGATTGATTTACATTTGATGCCATCCCCAAAATCCTGAGACAAAAAATTATTCGTAGCCATGTACACCAAAATTATCAGCAACCCTAGGTGGATTATAGTTAAGAGACCCATGATCAAGTCAGTGGGCTTGAGCTTGTGCTGGAGAAGGAACAtgaagatgtggaagagaagaaggatggtgttggctgGGATCCCAATGCCCACTTCagcaaaaaatacatttcttatgCTAATATAAGCATACAGTTGAttggtctttttcatcttttgggcAAGGAGTCAAATAGTCCATaacttaggagaaaatgaagaaaaagcctttattttaaatagtataaCCTTCATGAATTTTAGCCTATACTATTACCATCAGGAAATGTGTGGATCAACACAAGTACACCCTTTGCACACTTCAGCACTCAAGTGTCTCTGACATCCTCCAGATGGCATTTTTTAATTATCACCAAAATATGTCTGGGTTATATAACAATGTACAGTTCCCACTGTACATTGGATTCCTGTCCATTCAGAATTACCATATGCTATTGAAAATACTTGTAGATTATAATCTCATTGGAAGGTTTTCTGGACTAGTACattacttgtttttcttctttctcttcttaagtCTCAAGTATATATTGAAAATTCTACAATTTTTGAGGAATTTGAATGGCAGAATTGcataagagaaaaatttcaacTCTCTCAAGAAAGGAAACTCAATGGAGTAGTCTTATACCTGAGTATATTATTTCTGTGCTATCTTCAATCTGGTTTATTACAAGATCTAATATCCTTAATACATCAACTGAGTCATCATTGAGTATTACACACTCTAAGACACAAGGTTTGAATTTGCACCTGTGATCTTCAATTAAGTTCAAGTGTGATCTTAAGCAGTCTAAGATTCTAACCTCTGAtcatctcatctataaaatatgggAAGTAATATTACCTGAATTCTAGAGTTATTATGTGTGCAAGAAGTTAAAGTACTAAATATGAAAGTTTTTCTAGCATATAATGACCTTGGGATATATTggccattattttttaattatgaagtTTCTCATACTTGTGACCTGGGAGAATTAATTCAGTTCTTTTAATAATAACTACCTCTGTTGTTGCctcaaaaaaattcaataattttggaacattttatcACTATCTGTATTATTTGATGGTGTTTCAGGATTCTCTTTGAATTCCAAGTATAGCTATTAATCTTGTGTACATGTTATTATTATCACCAGAATAACTATCCTTAGTAAGCCAAGTCCAGGTATCAAATATTAGTAGGAACATATTCCAATGATTTCTACTCACTCATCTGGAATCAGGGTGATAATAGAAGTTACAGTTAATATATATTGTGAGTCATTCCATTGTAAGGATTTAATTAAAGAACAATAATTTGATCCACATCTAAAGGATGAACCTCCAAAAGAGTTCCAATTGTCATCTCCAGGAAgtaagcaatttttaaattgaaaggcAAAAGGGTCAACTTGATACAGACAATTTGATGTTGATCTACTAATGGAATATTTCCCATAGAAGGCAAGTTTTGCTTTAATTCAAGTATCTGAAATAGTAggaatgtattttaaatcattttcagccaaatgttgtaaaataaaaatcatcagaaAATCATGCATGTGAGGGTCAATATTTTCATGGCTCTTCAGAACATGTATATCTGCAAATGAAGATACAAaggccagatgcagtggtgaatgactaatcccagtgactcagaaggttgagacaggagaatttcagttccaaattcagcctcagcaacaggaaggtgctaagcaattcagtgagaccctgtctctaaataaaatacaaaataggactagagATGTCTTtagagtgcccctaagttcaatccctgatacaaaaaaaaaaaaatagatactaagagaaaccaggaaatttaaatattcataaacatGGAATACCATATAAAAATCTGACATTCTATAGATTATTGGTTAAAACATTGaagtgttgatttttgtttattttaatttttaattgtaatctATTTGTACTTGGATATGGGACCCAGTTTCATAGGTCAACATGTGTATACAATGTGTTGTGATCAAATGAGGTcaattttcatcttcttaaatGTTATCCTTTTTATGTTGGAAGCCTTCAAAACCTTCTcagattattttatgttttataatattaattataaattataatctcCCTATTATACTATACCTCCCAAGTTACTTTCCCCTCTTAACAGTTTTTGGCACACATTATCCACaatctttctcattctcttcctgATCATAGATCTAGGAACTTTTTATCTTCTTAATTTTGTGTGATAAATATTTCAGGTTCATTGCATGATTGCCAATATGTGGTATTTGTGGAAAATGAAGTCTCTACCACCACTaggaaagaacagtcttttcCCCAAGTGATGATCAGGTAAAATGCCACAATCTTCTCCATCCACTCATTGAGTGTTTTGGGATTGTTTCCCATGATaagttcagaaaacaaaaagattagaaaaatgtaaatcaaatgtCCATGTGTCCAAGATTTATGGATTACATTTTATTACTAGTACTTTATTCACTTATATTGTGACATGAATGTAAACATAAATGGCATATTCCCAttattgtaaaattatttcacataagtaaaatatttatgtgtatttttatagtGTAAGTTTAAATAGATCCATATTATcatgtgaaaaaataatattaaaaattgttttaggtCAGGCACATgtgtctgagacaggaggattccaattTCAAAACCAAGCCTCAGTAACTTGgaaaggccctaagccacttagtggcaccctgcctcaaaaaaaaaaaaaaaatagttgggtatgtggctcagtgtttaaccCTAaatatgggttcaatccctggtaccaaaaaaaacaaagaggtttAAAATTGCCTTCTctcaagaacaacaaaaagtgtattatgaaacaaaacaaaaaacaagttgCATTCTATCCTATCATTTTTGTGAAATACAAGAtctgttttaattcatttaaaatatttgagtttaCAAAAAGCTTTAAAACACTCattgaatgaaatgtttttttttttgtttttttgttttcttttattattgtaaccaaatgggatacatgttgtttctctgtttgtacatggcgtaaaggcataccatttgtgtaatcataaatttacatagggtaatgttgtttgattcattctgttattttttcccatccccccacccctcccacccctcttttccctctatacagtccttccttcctccattcttgcccccctccctaaacctaactctaaccgtaacactaacccctcccaccccccattatgtgtcatcatccacttattagcgatatcattcttcctttggttttttgagattggcttatctcacttagcatgatattctccagtttcatccatttgcctgcaaatgccatcattttatcattctttatggctgagtaatattccattgtatatatataccactgtttctttatccattcatcaattgaaggacatctaggttggttccacaatctggctattgtgaactgagcagctatgaacattgatgtggctgtatctctgtagtatgctgattttaagtcctttgggtataggccaaggagtggaattgctgggtcaaatggtgggtccattccaagttttctaaggaatctccacactgcttccagagtggctgcactaatttgcagccccaccagcaatgtatgagtgtacctttctccccacatcctcgccaacacctgttgttgcttgtattcttgataatcgccatcctaattggggtgagatggaatcttagggtggtttgatttgcatttctcttattactagagatgttgaacatttttccatatgtttgttgattgcttgtagatcttcttctctgaagtgtctattcatttccttagcccatttgtagattgtattatttgcattcttggtgtacagttttttaagttctttatagattctggagattaatgctctatctgaattatgattggcaaagattttctcaaactctgtaggctctttcttcgcattgctgatagtttcctttgctgagagaaagctttttagtttgaatctaacccagttattaattcttgcttttatttcttgtgctatggaatcctgttgaggaagtctggtcctaagccaacatgttgaagctctggacctactttttcttctataagatgcaaggtctctggtctgattctgagatccttaatccattttgaatttagtttcatgtatggtgagagatatgggtttagttttattctgttgcatatggatttccaattctcccggcaccatatgttgaagaggctatcttttctccattggatatttttggcccctttttctagtatgagaaaattgtatttatttgggtttgtgtgcgtgtcctctattctgtaccattgatctacctttctattttggtaccaataccatgccgtttttgttactattgctttgtagtagagttatagatctggtattgcgataccgcctgcttcactctttctgccaaggattgctttaggtattctgggttttttattcttccagatgaatttcataatttcttgctctatttctgtaaggatcatcattgggattttaattggaattgcattgaatctgtatagcacttttggtagtatggccattttgacaatattaattcttcctatccaagaacatgggagatctttccatcttctaaggttttctataatttctttctttagtgttctgtagttctcattgtagaggtctttcacatcttttgtgagattgattcccaagtattttatttttttcgaagctattgtgaatggggtagttttccaaatttctctttctagagattcatcgcttatgtataaaaatgtgttagatttatgtgcattgatcttatatcccgctactttactgaattcacttatgagatctaaaagttttctggtggaatttcctggttcctctaagtatacaattatatcatcagcaaatagtgatagtttgagttcttcttttcctattcgtatccctttaatttctttggtctgtctaattgctctggctagagtttcactgacgatattgaatagaagtggtgaaagagggcatcccggccttgttccagtttttagagggaatgctttcaatttgtcaccatttagaatgatattagccatgggcttagcatagatggaatttacaatgttaaggaatgttcccactatccctattttttctagtgttttgagcatgaaggggtgctgtattttatcaaatgctttttctgcatctatcaaaataatcatgtgattcttgactttaagtctattgatatggtgaattacatttattgatttcctgatgttgaaccaaccttgcatccctgggatgaaacccacttgatcatggtgcactatctttttaatatgtttttgtgtgcgatttgctaaaattttgttgagaatttttgcatcgatgttcattaagaatattggtctgaaattttctttcctcaatgtctctctgtctggtttaggtatcagggtaatattggcttcatagaatgagtttgggagggttccctcatcttctattttatggaatactttgaggagtattggaatgagctcttctttaaaggttttgtagaattcggctgagaacccatctggtcctggacttttctttgttggtaggcttttgatgacttcttctatttcattacttgaaattggtctatttaaattgtgtatgtcctcctcgttcagtttaggcaattcatatgtctctagaaacctgttgatgtcttcgaaattttctatattgttggagtatagattttcaaaatagcttctaattatgttttgtatttcagtcgtgtctgttgtgatatttccttgttcattccgaattttggtgatttgggttttctctcgtcttctctttgttagtgtggctaaaggtttatcaattttgtttatttttttgaagaaccaactatttattttgtcaattttttgtattgtttcttttgtttcaatttcgttgatttcagctctcagtttaactatttcctgtcttctactacttttggtgttgatttgttctttttctagggctttgagctgtagtgttaggttgtttatttgttgagttttacttcttttattgaatgcgctccacgaaataaattttcccctaagtactgctttcatagtgtcccagagattttgatatgatgtttctttgttctcatttacctctaagaatttttaatttccttcctaatatcttctgttatccattcttcatataatagcatattgtttaatctccaggtgttggagtactttctgtttttttactctttcatttatttctaacttcaatccattatgatctgatagaatacatggtagtgtctctatcttcttgtatttgttgacattagctttgtggcataatatatggtctattttagagaaggatccatgtgctgctgagaagaaagtgtattcgctcttggttggatggtatattctataaatgtctgttaagtctaaattattgattgtgttattgagatcgatggtttctttgttcaatttttgtttggaagatctgaccagtggtgagagaggcgtgttaaaatcacctagtattattgtgttatggtctatttggtttctaaaattcagaaggttttgtttaacatacattgatgagccactgtttggggcatagatgtttattattgttatatcttgctgatttatgcttcccttaagcagcatgaaatgtccttctttatcccttctgactaacattggcttgaagtccacattatctgaaatgaggatggatactccagcttttttgctgagtccatgtgcatggtatgttttccccatcctttcacctttagtctatgggtatctctttctatgaggtgagtctcttgaagacaacatatttttggatctttctttttaatccaatctgccagtctatgtcttttgattgatgaatttaggccattaacattcagggttattattgagatatgatttgtattcctggtcatttggttaacatttaaaattttatttatttatttatttattttttgacacatcttggttcctcctttatttgacagttcctttaggatacttccttcctttgctgatttgcttgtttgttttttatttctctgtcatgaaatattttgctgagaatgttctgtaatgctggttttctttttgtaaattcttttagcttttgtttatcatggaatgatcttatttcatcgtcaaatttgaaggtaagttttgctgggtattcttggttggcatccattttctttcagagcttgaaaaatgttgttccaggcccttctagcttttaggttctggattgaaaaatctgctgatatccgtattggtttccccctgaatataatttggttcttttctctcacagcctttaaaattctgtctttattttgtatgt
This DNA window, taken from Sciurus carolinensis chromosome 19, mSciCar1.2, whole genome shotgun sequence, encodes the following:
- the LOC124971184 gene encoding vomeronasal type-1 receptor 90-like, whose product is MKKTNQLYAYISIRNVFFAEVGIGIPANTILLLFHIFMFLLQHKLKPTDLIMGLLTIIHLGLLIILVYMATNNFLSQDFGDGIKCKSIIYLHRFLRGFSICATCLLSVLQATTLSPRTSCLAKFNHKSPHQILCSLVFLWVFYMSLSTLYSFSAAAISNVTSDGIVSINEFCKIVQMSYFLRHLFYALSAFQDIFLIGLMALSSAYMVALLCRHKRQFQHLHSTRHSSRACPVQRATTTILLLTSFFVLMYWLDTIFSSSRTMWKDDPVCFYIHMMVSNGYATTSPLLLICTEKRIFRFLKYYWVRIAHT